From a single Nakaseomyces glabratus chromosome H, complete sequence genomic region:
- the PRE1 gene encoding proteasome core particle subunit beta 4 (CAGL0H09548g~Ortholog(s) have endopeptidase activator activity and role in proteasomal ubiquitin-independent protein catabolic process, proteasome-mediated ubiquitin-dependent protein catabolic process): MDIILGIRVQDSVILATSKAVTRGISVLKDSDDKSRLLSPHTLMTFTGEAGDTVQFAEYIQANMQLYSIRENYELSPSAVSSYVRQELAKSIRSRKPYQVNVLIGGYDTKKEKPELYQIDYLGTKVDLPYAAHGYSGFYTFSLLDHHYRPDMTTTEGLELLKLCIAELQKRMPIDFKGVIVKIVDKDGVREVEQ, translated from the coding sequence ATGGATATTATTCTAGGTATAAGAGTTCAGGATTCTGTCATCTTGGCTACCTCTAAGGCGGTAACGAGAGGTATTTCTGTGTTAAAGGATAGCGATGACAAGTCCAGATTACTATCGCCTCACACACTAATGACTTTCACTGGTGAAGCTGGTGACACCGTCCAGTTTGCAGAATACATCCAAGCCAACATGCAATTATACTCTATAAGGGAAAACTACGAGCTTTCGCCCAGTGCTGTGTCAAGCTACGTCAGACAGGAACTCGCAAAATCCATCAGATCTAGGAAACCATACCAAGTGAATGTCCTAATAGGTGGCTATGATACTAAAAAAGAGAAGCCAGAACTATACCAGATCGATTACCTAGGTACTAAGGTTGACTTGCCATACGCAGCACATGGATACTCCGGATTCTACACATTTTCGTTGCTGGATCACCATTATAGACCAGATATGACCACCACAGAGGGTCTAGAACTTCTGAAACTATGTATTGCCGAATTGCAAAAGAGAATGCcaattgatttcaaagGTGTTATAGTCAAGATAGTTGACAAGGACGGTGTTAGAGAGGTTGAACAATAA
- a CDS encoding SRP1/TIP1 family protein (CAGL0H09592g~Putative GPI-linked cell wall protein), with amino-acid sequence MAYSKTAILIAAAAALVSAQTPQQLDELNVILDDVKSNLSSYMSLVQDPSSGITLANLPAGVLNLGMALASATDDSYTTLYKDIDFDGIVPFLSKLPWYSERLAGKLAKDLGEASSSAAPSSSAAPSSSAAPTTSSSAAPTTSSSAAPSSSKASSSAAPSSSKASSSAAPSSSKAASSSAKASSSAKASTTVVTSATKAAISQIGDGQIQAQTANGAGKVAAGMGAGVIAAAALLL; translated from the coding sequence atggcTTACTCTAAAACTGCTATCCTAATCGCCGCTGCCGCTGCTTTGGTTTCCGCCCAAACCCCACAACAATTGGACGAATTGAACGTCATTTTGGATGATGTCAAGTCTAACTTGTCCTCCTACATGTCCTTGGTCCAAGACCCAAGCTCTGGTATCACTTTGGCTAACTTGCCAGCTGGTGTTTTGAACTTGGGTATGGCTTTGGCTTCCGCCACTGACGACTCCTACACCACCTTGTACAAGGACATTGACTTCGATGGTATTGTTCCATTCTTGTCCAAGTTGCCATGGTACTCTGAAAGATTGGCTGGTAAGTTGGCCAAGGATCTAGGTgaagcttcttcttctgctgctCCATCTTCCTCTGCTGCTCCATCTTCCTCTGCTGCCCCAACcacctcttcttctgctgcCCCAACcacctcttcttctgctgctccatcttcttccaaggcttcttcttctgctgcCCCATCTTCCTCCAaggcttcttcttctgctgccccatcttcttccaagGCTGCTTCCTCCTCTGCTAAGGCTTCTTCCTCTGCTAAGGCTTCTACCACCGTTGTCACCTCTGCCACCAAGGCTGCTATCTCTCAAATCGGTGACGGTCAAATCCAAGCTCAAACCGCTAACGGTGCTGGTAAGGTCGCTGCTGGTATGGGTGCTGGTGTCATCGCCGCCGCTgctttgttgttgtaa
- a CDS encoding SRP1/TIP1 family protein (CAGL0H09614g~Putative GPI-linked cell wall protein), with translation MAYSKTAILIAAAAALVSAQTPQQLDELNVILDDVKSNLSSYMSLVQDPSSGITLANLPAGVLNLGMALASATDDSYTTLYKDIDFDGIVPFLSKLPWYSERLAGKLAKDLGEASSSAAPSSSAAPSSSAAPTTSSSAAPTTSSSAAPSSSKASSSAAPSSSKASSSAAPSSSKAASSSAKASSSAKASTTVVTSATKAAISQIGDGQIQAQTANGAGKVAAGMGAGVFAAAALLL, from the coding sequence atggCTTACTCTAAGACTGCTATCCTAATCGCCGCTGCCGCTGCTTTGGTTTCCGCCCAAACCCCACAACAATTGGACGAATTGAACGTCATTTTGGATGATGTCAAGTCTAACTTGTCCTCCTACATGTCCTTGGTCCAAGACCCAAGCTCTGGTATCACTTTGGCTAACTTGCCAGCTGGTGTTTTGAACTTGGGTATGGCTTTGGCTTCCGCCACTGACGACTCCTACACCACCTTGTACAAGGACATTGACTTCGATGGTATTGTTCCATTCTTGTCCAAGTTGCCATGGTACTCTGAAAGATTGGCTGGTAAGTTGGCCAAGGATCTAGGTgaagcttcttcttctgctgctCCATCTTCCTCTGCTGCTCCATCTTCCTCTGCTGCCCCAACcacctcttcttctgctgcCCCAACcacctcttcttctgctgctccatcttcttccaaggcttcttcttctgctgcCCCATCTTCCTCCAaggcttcttcttctgctgccccatcttcttccaagGCTGCTTCCTCCTCTGCTAAGGCTTCTTCCTCTGCTAAGGCTTCTACCACCGTTGTCACCTCTGCCACCAAGGCTGCTATCTCTCAAATCGGTGACGGTCAAATCCAAGCTCAAACCGCTAACGGTGCTGGTAAGGTCGCTGCTGGTATGGGTGCTGGTGTTTTCGCTGCTGCTgctttgttgttgtaa
- a CDS encoding bifunctional 4-hydroxy-4-methyl-2-oxoglutarate aldolase/oxaloacetate decarboxylase (CAGL0H09636g~Ortholog(s) have 4-hydroxy-4-methyl-2-oxoglutarate aldolase activity, oxaloacetate decarboxylase activity and role in 3,4-dihydroxybenzoate catabolic process): MTLEGYVVKLKDYGACDVSDGLLHYCKIDDGGFFPDLIQRSGPHKTIVGPAYTVLFASVDDPRPEVNYIDNIPAGAFMIIALEKSLQEKPEQITQALYGGLMANRAQYQNSAGTIVFGRVRDLGEHKECGQPLFSLGVGTCAPKKAVKPVATNVSLPILLPNGCTSAISPGDVLVADENGVVRIPKDTLLESGDKLINYIEQQIAADTLVMEDIRNGIPAKQSQKDRRAALKQLL; encoded by the coding sequence atgacCTTAGAAGGCTATGTTGTGAAGCTTAAAGATTATGGAGCTTGTGACGTTTCAGATGGATTGCTCCATTACTGTAAAATTGATGATGGGGGTTTCTTTCCTGACTTGATACAAAGATCAGGACCACACAAGACCATAGTTGGTCCCGCATACACAGTGCTCTTTGCTTCAGTCGATGACCCCCGGCCTGAAGTGAACTACATTGACAATATCCCTGCAGGAGCATTCATGATCATAGCGCTAGAAAAGTCATTACAGGAAAAGCCTGAGCAAATCACGCAGGCGCTTTATGGTGGATTAATGGCCAATCGTGCGCAATATCAGAATTCTGCAGGTACAATTGTGTTTGGTCGGGTCAGAGACTTAGGGGAGCATAAGGAGTGTGGCCAACCATTGTTTAGCCTTGGTGTTGGCACTTGTGCACCCAAGAAAGCTGTAAAACCAGTGGCTACAAATGTTTCACTACCTATCCTATTACCGAATGGTTGTACCAGTGCCATTAGTCCAGGCGATGTTTTAGTAGCCGATGAGAATGGGGTTGTGCGCATCCCAAAAGATACGCTGTTGGAATCAGGTGATAAACTGATCAATTACATTGAGCAACAGATAGCAGCTGATACTTTAGTTATGGAAGATATTAGAAATGGTATTCCTGCCAAACAGTCTCAAAAAGACAGAAGGGCCGCACTGAAGCAGTTACTCTAA
- the NTF2 gene encoding Ran GTPase-binding protein NTF2 (CAGL0H09658g~Ortholog(s) have Ran GTPase binding activity, role in protein import into nucleus and cytosol, nuclear envelope localization): MSMDFNALAQQFTEFYYNQFDSDRSQLGNLYRDESMLTFETSQLQGAKSIVEKLVSLPFQKVAHRITTLDAQPASPNGDVLVMITGDLLIDDEQNPQRFSQVFHLIPDGNSYYVFNDIFRLNYSA, encoded by the coding sequence ATGTCTATGGATTTTAACGCTTTGGCTCAGCAATTTACTGAATTTTACTATAACCAATTTGACTCTGACAGAAGTCAATTGGGTAACTTGTACAGAGATGAGTCCATGTTGACTTTTGAGACCAGTCAGCTACAAGGTGCCAAGAGCATCGTTGAAAAGTTGGTTTCTTTGCCATTCCAAAAAGTTGCTCACAGAATCACTACATTGGATGCTCAACCAGCTTCTCCAAATGGTGACGTTCTAGTTATGATCACAGGTGATTTGTTGATTGATGATGAGCAAAACCCACAACGTTTCTCTCAAGTTTTCCACTTGATACCAGATGGTAACTCTTACTATGTCTTCAACGACATTTTCCGTTTGAACTACTCTGCTTAA
- the SEC3 gene encoding GTP-Rho binding exocyst subunit SEC3 (CAGL0H09680g~Ortholog(s) have GTP-Rho binding, phosphatidylinositol-4,5-bisphosphate binding activity), with the protein MKSARSPFKKFGHSRENSTDETKNGGHKRTASGHSGHKSHSRQPSGSNIPPVAGNNNTNGHKHNSSRASNSSQNSNFLADQYERDRKAIIKYCFSKPDPKTGVPPNNYITHVRIIEDSKSPNMRPPPDSKLENKKKRVLIVSSKANNTKEVQLHKARENSDKSFQIGRTWTLKELVKIEADSVVPEGFTFTMGKVYYWETNTAKERTVFLKSVVSLYIQTFEGKVPELINLDLSLFYLDEKSYSRAVITRSPSSSLPSSPLRATPNLGASHGNSGIQQLQQAAVTAPAAIPPMNKDRVLKGSNVTPINTSISNVMTMDPPMRSPNRQTSRLSNDTGGLSKSPYANNTTINDVHRNYGAPAHSIKSDRQDSLVDNSSGKFSNSELGSDKVIANSLSKNSTNDKEGNEMVSQHSRESKGFKLPSEKRWSSNLPDDDSRPDFDDSEYNKPPQNRPPDLTNPGMPEYLDKQNNSLRDRPKDNLLEDLNAVLASDDFKAPKTAMYANEDLNSSVISEDGVAPLNLAEVIPLQTKSVEALAEPIDLNESPRMTDDYPIREDVTEDMTESYLDDTKEDTTEMSFEKNDEVRYSHGYEPQIEHVYHEVSTIQEEPDLAKVPARNTDRLKKVDEVPPINVNINDEALMEILTDIHWDVENDDADTLLEKVNTNLSKTEYMFNTSLLTLSKLSNNLQPYETNVNKACDNINPTFSLFLMEMSNCSEDIDYVESQNNGLQIESANKKQLWSTLDNLLKIVSLDEETLNKLLNCPIREKNLPWIEEQLDAMCKAYNAIEGAKNNDESNLRDLEALRQRREFYERVTKLLIDRMVDELGRRFSNLHNSSTSSEQVMNILNNLLVFSPLILFCKIMSPESYEKLLELWNANSQAIHKTIWDKEFAKLDKNEIMELKANHAILMEKGTEQLLKQWKHFKTTRKTTTDEPIYGDILVSVLEMLESLQKQCIYYQNFIDLYFHISSTQNFTEAIKAKYSPEYNHSLLASIHCIESDREAAVKKMDIVSKAFQSVVTSISVKISDILKEENSVAPALMLYLEQKIKELESTNQDYLSSAYNRLLAQINQSWSEFLEESLVQMERSFHGASLSDALTVINNTAVYMKNIQDLFEYIQSQMKIENTNTFDTVSIVETGCTTLTLRVSKILDRKNDGGSIISGIQGNNSQEDIENTIALIINSNSMVEFLMVLNNYMGGILESSLQESKNIFDCEKEIYAAYILRETMPKLTSFVNGATNMLNTQSAMNNARFAAYSKHNLQNILAGYSSKDIGVIIEKFHQRIIEQFNPNGELNPMEIVLCDKLWSCLQGNTVSLYLKLQTLIEKVYPGVSAKFTKNDIISAFEKYRK; encoded by the coding sequence ATGAAAAGTGCTAGATCTCCATTTAAGAAATTTGGTCACAGTCGGGAAAATTCAACTGATGAGACTAAGAATGGTGGCCACAAGAGGACTGCATCGGGCCACAGCGGCCATAAATCACATTCCAGACAACCTAGTGGGTCAAACATACCGCCTGTCGCAGGGAATAACAATACCAATGGGCACAAACACAATTCATCTAGAGCTTCAAACTCCTCACAGAACTCCAATTTCTTGGCGGATCAGTATGAAAGAGACAGAAAAGCGATCATAAAGTATTGTTTCTCCAAGCCTGATCCAAAGACAGGTGTACCACCGAACAATTATATTACTCATGTACGAATAATAGAAGACTCCAAATCTCCAAATATGAGACCACCACCTGATTCCAAAttggaaaacaaaaagaaacgtGTTCTAATAGTGAGTTCGAAAGCtaataatacaaaagaGGTCCAGCTGCACAAAGCTCGTGAAAATAGTGACAAATCGTTTCAAATTGGAAGAACATGGACTTTAAAAGAGTTGGTCAAAATAGAAGCTGACTCTGTTGTGCCTGAGGGGTTCACATTCACTATGGGAAAGGTTTATTATTGGGAAACAAATACCGctaaagaaagaacagTGTTTCTGAAATCAGTTGTATCCCTTTACATTCAAACTTTTGAAGGCAAAGTGCCGGAGTTGATAAACCTCGACCTATCCCTATTTTATCTAGATGAGAAGAGTTATAGCAGAGCTGTAATCACGAGAAGCCCTAGCTCTAGTTTACCATCCAGTCCATTGAGAGCAACCCCAAATCTCGGTGCTAGTCATGGCAATTCTGGTATACAGCAGCTACAACAAGCAGCAGTTACAGCACCAGCGGCAATACCACCAATGAATAAGGATCGGGTCTTGAAAGGCTCAAATGTTACACCAATCAATACGAGCATTTCGAACGTGATGACTATGGATCCACCTATGAGGTCTCCAAATAGACAAACTTCAAGATTGAGTAATGATACAGGTGGGCTATCCAAATCACCATATGCCAACAACACCACAATTAATGATGTTCATAGAAATTATGGTGCACCTGCGCATTCAATAAAAAGTGATAGGCAAGACTCACTTGTCGACAATTCAAGTGGCAAGTTTTCTAACTCTGAGCTTGGTTCTGATAAAGTCATAGCCAACAGTTTGTCcaaaaattcaacaaatgATAAAGAAGGTAATGAAATGGTATCACAACATAGCCGCGAATCCAAGGGCTTCAAGCTGCCAAGTGAGAAAAGATGGTCATCTAATTTACCCGATGACGATTCTCGACCAGATTTTGATGACTCTGAATATAACAAGCCACCTCAGAATAGGCCACCAGATCTAACAAACCCAGGTATGCCAGAATACTTGGATAAGCAGAACAATTCCTTAAGGGATAGACCCAAAGATAATTTACTAGAAGATTTGAATGCTGTTTTGGCTAGCGACGATTTTAAGGCTCCTAAAACTGCTATGTATGCAAATGAAGATCTCAATAGCAGTGTAATAAGCGAAGATGGAGTGGCTCCTTTGAATTTAGCTGAAGTCATACCATTACAGACAAAAAGTGTTGAAGCATTAGCTGAACCAATAGACCTTAATGAATCACCTAGAATGACTGACGACTACCCAATAAGAGAAGACGTTACAGAAGATATGACTGAATCATACTTAGATGATACAAAAGAAGATACCACTGAGATGTCATTCgaaaaaaatgatgagGTTAGATATAGCCATGGCTACGAACCTCAGATAGAACATGTCTATCACGAAGTATCTACTATTCAAGAGGAGCCTGATTTAGCAAAGGTACCAGCTAGGAACACTGATAGGCTTAAAAAGGTGGATGAAGTCCCACCAATCaatgtaaatataaatgATGAGGCTTTAATGGAAATATTAACAGATATACATTGGGATGTAGAGAACGATGATGCTGACACACTGTTGGAGAAAGTCAACACCAACCTTTCAAAAACAGAGTACATGTTTAACACTAGTTTACTCACATTGAGTAAACTATCTAATAATCTTCAACCTTACGAAACTAACGTCAACAAGGCTTGCGATAACATTAATCCtacattttcattgtttttgatGGAGATGAGTAACTGTTCTGAAGACATAGATTATGTCGAAAGTCAGAACAACGGCTTACAGATTGAAAGTGCTAATAAAAAGCAATTATGGTCAACTCTTGATAATCTACTGAAAATAGTTTCATTAGACGAGGAAACATTAAACAAGCTATTAAATTGTCCCATCAGAGAAAAGAACCTACCTTGGATAGAAGAACAATTAGATGCTATGTGCAAAGCATATAATGCAATAGAGGGTGCTAAGAATAATGACGAGTCAAATTTGAGAGACCTTGAGGCATTGAGACAAAGGCGTGAATTTTATGAACGTGTTACAAAGTTATTGATTGATAGAATGGTTGATGAGTTAGGAAGACGCTTTTCAAATCTTCACAATTCTAGCACATCGAGTGAACAAGTAATGAATATCCTGAACAATTTACTTGTTTTTTCTCCTTTAATTCtattttgtaaaataatGTCCCCAGAGTCTTATGAAAAGCTATTGGAGTTATGGAATGCCAATTCACAAGCCATTCATAAAACCATATGGGATAAGGAATTTGCAAAGCTTGACAAGAATGAAATAATGGAACTGAAAGCCAATCATGCAATATTGATGGAGAAAGGTACAGAGCAACTATTAAAGCAATGGAAGCATTTTAAAACTACCAggaaaacaacaacagatgAGCCTATATACGGTGATATTCTGGTTTCAGTACTTGAAATGTTAGAGTCTCTCCAGAAACAATGTATTTATTACcaaaattttattgatCTCTACTTTCACATTTCCTCTACACAGAACTTCACAGAAGCCATAAAAGCCAAGTACTCACCAGAGTATAATCATTCACTTTTAGCATCAATTCATTGCATAGAATCAGATAGGGAGGCGgcagtgaaaaaaatggataTTGTTTCAAAGGCTTTCCAATCTGTTGTTACTTCTATTTCTGTTAAAATCTCAGATATTTTGAAGGAGGAAAATAGTGTCGCACCTGCTTTGATGTTATATCttgaacaaaaaataaaggaatTAGAATCGACCAATCAAGATTATCTGTCCTCGGCATACAATAGATTACTTGCTCAAATAAACCAAAGCTGGTCTGAATTCTTAGAGGAATCTTTGGTCCAAATGGAAAGATCATTCCATGGTGCATCTCTTTCGGATGCTTTAACGGTGATTAACAATACTGCggtatatatgaaaaatattcagGACCTCTTTGAATACATTCAGAGTCAAATGAAGATTGAGAATACTAACACTTTTGACACTGTGTCCATTGTGGAGACAGGATGCACGACTTTAACACTAAGAGTATCGAAAATACTGGATAGAAAGAATGATGGGGGAAGCATTATCAGTGGGATTCAAGGAAATAATAGTCAAGAAGACATTGAGAATACAATTGCACTAATTATCAACAGTAATTCAATGGTTGAATTTCTGATGGTATTGAACAATTATATGGGGGGAATACTAGAAAGCTCATTACAAGAATcgaaaaatatatttgattgtGAAAAGGAAATATATGCGGCATATATTTTACGCGAAACTATGCCTAAATTAACTTCGTTTGTTAATGGTGCAACCAATATGTTAAATACACAATCTGCTATGAATAATGCCAGGTTTGCAGCATATAGCAAGCATAACCTTCAAAACATACTAGCAGGTTACTCTAGCAAAGATATTGGTGTAATAATCGAGAAATTCCATCAGCGTATTATTGAACAATTCAATCCCAATGGTGAGCTTAACCCTATGGAAATAGTACTATGTGATAAACTTTGGTCTTGCTTACAAGGTAATACGGTTTCGCTGTATTTAAAACTTCAGACAttaattgaaaaagtttATCCCGGCGTTTCCGCGAAATTCACGAAGAATGACATTATTAGTGCATTTGAAAAGTATAGAAAATAG
- the PAC2 gene encoding Pac2p (CAGL0H09702g~Ortholog(s) have alpha-tubulin binding activity and role in protein folding, tubulin complex assembly): MVMCAKFKVGDRISYSDYNCTILYVGEISVWPGEIAYGVEWDDDTRGKHNGKLGGIQYFNTIRPKSGSFLKVSKVDVSADPRRSFYDGICEKYGNTASDQFNVNIGTKMVEQLGFDKLNLINKRWNSLGIIDLSSAKIFCAGDNPSTEPITTKDLDLSRNLITDFKEIAKILNNFKSVACLDLSENRFLRFLFDKTIKFCTVKTLKIRSCYLSMNNLQDILAVFPNVQNLDISGNRLYGNDLANIHLILPNLKSLTVSNNCITNIDLSKLIYLTELDISSTDIKIQLSDIKSNSITFLNMTHIRLDSWTLVDKINIMFPSLCEIRCSLNWLPPIDAQFPDSKLFILIAILRHINIINGTIIDRRMRKDADYYLECKLKEGALKLEGFTLRMKELVKKFYNTIETVENHSWLNTNIITISLIIYFDELMHSKMKIYDKYSIRYLKGLISDEFNMKYYQIDIKYESTPGVLIPMSREFSPLSDYGVANGGKIHVNLM, encoded by the coding sequence ATGGTTATGTGTGCAAAATTCAAGGTAGGAGATAGAATCTCATATAGCGATTATAACTGTACAATACTATATGTTGGCGAAATATCTGTATGGCCCGGTGAAATAGCTTATGGGGTGGAGTGGGATGATGATACAAGAGGTAAGCACAATGGTAAATTAGGAGGCATACAGTACTTTAACACCATCAGACCCAAGTCTGGTTCGTTCCTTAAAGTTTCAAAAGTGGATGTAAGTGCTGATCCCAGACGATCTTTTTATGACGGTATTTGTGAGAAGTATGGTAACACTGCCTCAGACCAATTCAACGTTAATATTGGTACCAAGATGGTCGAACAACTAGGATTTGATAAACTTAatctaataaataaaagatgGAATAGTTTAGGTATAATTGATTTGTCCTCAGCAAAGATATTTTGCGCAGGAGATAACCCTTCTACAGAACCAATAACAACGAAGGACTTAGACCTTTCCAGAAACTTAATAACTGATTTCAAAGAGATAGCgaaaattttgaataacTTCAAATCAGTAGCCTGTCTAGACTTATCAGAAAACAGATTTTTACGATTTCTGTTCGACAAAACTATAAAATTTTGTACTGTGAAAACATTGAAAATTAGAAGTTGCTATCTTTCAATGAACAATTTACAAGACATACTAGCCGTATTTCCAAATGTGCAGAATCTAGATATAAGTGGTAATAGGCTGTACGGCAATGACCTAGCTAATATCCATTTGATCCTTCCCAATCTTAAGTCTTTAACGGTTTCTAATAACTGCATCACCAATATTGACTTGAGTAAATTAATTTACCTGACCGAATTAGATATCTCTTCTACTGACATCAAAATCCAGTTGAGCGATATTAAAAGTAACTCCATAACTTTCCTGAATATGACACACATTCGATTAGACAGTTGGACCCTAgtagataaaataaatataatgttTCCGAGTCTATGCGAAATAAGATGCTCTCTCAACTGGCTCCCACCAATAGATGCCCAATTTCCAGATTCCAAGCTATTCATTCTCATAGCTATACTAAGGCATATAAACATCATTAACGGAACAATAATTGATCGAAGAATGAGAAAAGACGCAGACTACTATCTGGAATGCAAGCTGAAAGAGGGTGCTCTGAAATTGGAAGGTTTCACTTTAAGAATGAAAGAATTAGTCAAAAAATTCTATAATACAATAGAAACTGTAGAAAACCATTCCTGGTTGAATACTAATATTATAACAATTTCCTTAATAATCTATTTCGATGAACTAATGCACTctaaaatgaaaatatatgaCAAGTACAGTATTCGTTACTTAAAAGGGCTAATTTCTGATGAATTTAATATGAAGTATTATCAAATAGACATAAAATATGAGTCCACACCTGGAGTTTTAATACCAATGTCAAGAGAGTTTTCTCCCTTAAGTGACTACGGTGTTGCTAATGGTGGTAAGATTCACGTCAACCTGATGTAA